One Verrucomicrobiota bacterium JB022 genomic region harbors:
- the lpdA gene encoding dihydrolipoyl dehydrogenase: protein MSDTSFDVIVIGSGPGGYVCAIRCAQLGLKTAVVERDAALGGTCLNVGCIPSKALLHSSEFYREVGHSENHGVKVQGLELDLAQLMKRKDEVVKRMNGGVKMLLDKREVKVFQGTGELQGSGKVKVTPAEGDAQTIEGKNIILATGSVPVELPFLKFDGDHVVSSTEAIAFDKVPPRMLVIGGGAIGLELGCVWSRLGSDVTVVEFLPTIAAGSDDDISKLAERIFKKQGLTIHTNTKVTGAEIKDGVVTLKAEQKGKEVTFEAEKVLLSVGRKAFTQGLGLDKAGVELDERGRVKVDDHLRTSAKGVWAIGDVIAGPMLAHKAEEDGVAVAEWIAGKAGHVDWNLMPGVIYTDPEIASVGLTERAAKEKGIEVKVGKFNLAANGRAVAQDATDGIVKIIADAKTDRLLGAAIIGRGASEMIASVVGHMVYGGSAEDLGRTVHAHPTVSESIKEAALAVGKAAIHAI from the coding sequence ATGTCTGATACCTCTTTCGATGTCATTGTGATCGGCTCCGGCCCCGGGGGCTACGTGTGTGCGATCCGCTGCGCCCAGCTCGGGCTGAAAACCGCCGTGGTGGAACGCGATGCCGCTCTCGGTGGCACCTGCCTCAATGTGGGTTGCATCCCCAGCAAGGCGCTCCTCCACAGCTCGGAATTTTACCGCGAGGTGGGCCACAGCGAAAACCACGGGGTGAAGGTCCAGGGCCTCGAGCTCGACCTCGCCCAGCTGATGAAGCGCAAGGACGAGGTGGTCAAGCGCATGAACGGCGGCGTGAAGATGCTGCTCGACAAGCGCGAGGTGAAGGTCTTCCAGGGCACCGGCGAGCTACAAGGCTCCGGCAAGGTCAAGGTGACCCCCGCCGAAGGCGACGCGCAGACGATTGAGGGCAAGAACATCATCCTCGCGACCGGTTCCGTGCCGGTGGAGTTGCCCTTCCTCAAATTCGACGGTGATCACGTGGTCTCCAGCACCGAAGCGATTGCCTTCGACAAGGTGCCGCCGCGCATGCTCGTAATCGGTGGCGGCGCAATCGGTCTCGAGCTGGGCTGCGTGTGGTCGCGCCTCGGCAGCGATGTGACGGTGGTCGAATTCCTGCCCACCATCGCCGCCGGCTCCGACGACGATATTTCCAAGCTGGCCGAACGCATCTTCAAGAAGCAGGGCCTCACCATCCACACCAACACCAAGGTGACGGGTGCCGAGATCAAGGACGGCGTCGTGACGCTCAAGGCCGAGCAAAAGGGCAAAGAAGTGACCTTTGAAGCCGAGAAGGTGCTGCTTTCCGTGGGCCGCAAGGCGTTCACCCAAGGCCTCGGCCTCGACAAGGCGGGCGTGGAGCTCGACGAGCGTGGCCGCGTAAAGGTGGACGACCACCTGCGCACCAGCGCCAAGGGCGTCTGGGCCATCGGCGACGTGATCGCGGGCCCGATGCTCGCCCACAAGGCCGAGGAAGACGGCGTGGCGGTGGCCGAGTGGATCGCCGGTAAGGCAGGCCATGTAGATTGGAACCTGATGCCGGGCGTGATCTATACCGACCCGGAAATCGCCAGCGTAGGCCTGACCGAACGCGCGGCGAAGGAAAAGGGCATCGAGGTGAAGGTCGGCAAGTTCAACCTCGCGGCCAATGGCCGCGCCGTGGCACAAGACGCGACCGACGGCATCGTGAAGATCATCGCCGATGCCAAGACCGACCGCTTGCTCGGGGCCGCCATTATCGGCCGCGGCGCTTCGGAAATGATCGCCAGCGTCGTCGGCCACATGGTCTACGGCGGCAGCGCGGAAGACCTGGGCCGCACCGTGCACGCGCACCCCACCGTGAGCGAGTCGATCAAGGAAGCGGCCCTGGCCGTCGGCAAGGCTGCGATCCACGCCATCTAG
- a CDS encoding DUF4339 domain-containing protein: MKWFYEVDGEEFGPISSEEIVERIMNGEVSADTLVRREGQGAAVPAAETELVEFFDEMPEVYDSTARNYEDADLAGDAFAGAEDFEERSRHDDPLEEEAEAARDDEWAALDDEELDMTDEEPEQTPTRSKPKPPPVLHSISSKEPEEEPEPEEKPAPAPRKPAAPPHPFETVQTPTTPSVESIPHAPLPATPAPQSIQGIQPPPGVKATTPPKAAPEPAPAAKGEMPTWLMLLVSVLIVAGLIAVVALFL, from the coding sequence ATGAAATGGTTCTACGAGGTGGACGGTGAAGAATTCGGCCCGATTTCCTCCGAGGAAATTGTGGAGCGCATCATGAATGGCGAGGTCTCCGCCGATACGCTCGTCCGCCGCGAGGGCCAGGGTGCAGCCGTGCCGGCCGCCGAAACGGAGCTGGTCGAGTTTTTCGACGAAATGCCGGAAGTCTACGACTCCACCGCCCGGAACTACGAAGATGCCGACCTGGCAGGCGACGCCTTTGCCGGGGCCGAGGATTTTGAAGAGCGTAGCCGGCACGACGACCCCCTGGAGGAGGAAGCCGAGGCCGCTCGCGACGACGAGTGGGCCGCGCTCGACGATGAGGAACTCGACATGACGGACGAAGAGCCCGAGCAGACGCCCACCCGCTCCAAGCCGAAGCCGCCGCCCGTGCTGCATAGCATCAGCTCCAAGGAGCCGGAAGAGGAGCCCGAGCCGGAAGAAAAGCCGGCCCCTGCACCGCGCAAGCCAGCGGCCCCGCCCCACCCCTTCGAAACCGTGCAGACGCCCACCACCCCGAGCGTCGAATCCATCCCGCACGCGCCTTTGCCTGCCACCCCCGCCCCGCAATCGATCCAGGGCATCCAGCCGCCCCCGGGAGTCAAGGCCACCACGCCGCCCAAAGCAGCACCTGAGCCCGCGCCGGCCGCCAAGGGCGAAATGCCCACCTGGCTGATGCTGCTCGTCTCCGTGCTCATCGTAGCTGGCCTGATCGCCGTAGTGGCCCTTTTCCTGTAA
- a CDS encoding HAD-IA family hydrolase, which translates to MRAPTAQLKLVVFDAAGTLIFPHPSVGEVYAEIASAYGVTVEPKAVETRFADAFKHLSQQPRPSLNIRDDRDFWRLVVRETFGGRTPPADCFDAFFEDLWQAFATAKRWRLQHGTRDLLHDLKSLGLRVALLSNADDRFRQVFRELDLLDAFDGFFLSGEIGAEKPAPAAFAAVEQAMGFAGGEILHVGDSERADYAGALEAGWHALLVNPESGLGYVWSKVKTLLELP; encoded by the coding sequence TTGCGAGCCCCTACCGCGCAACTGAAGCTCGTCGTGTTTGATGCGGCGGGCACCCTCATTTTTCCGCACCCGAGCGTAGGCGAAGTCTACGCCGAGATCGCATCTGCCTATGGCGTGACCGTAGAGCCGAAGGCGGTTGAAACCCGGTTCGCGGATGCCTTCAAGCACCTGAGCCAGCAGCCTCGGCCCTCGCTAAACATTCGCGACGACCGCGACTTCTGGCGCCTGGTGGTGCGTGAGACCTTCGGCGGTCGCACGCCGCCCGCCGATTGCTTCGACGCGTTTTTCGAGGACTTGTGGCAAGCTTTCGCCACCGCCAAACGCTGGCGGCTACAGCATGGCACGCGCGATCTGCTGCACGACCTCAAGTCGCTCGGGCTCCGTGTCGCGCTGCTGAGCAATGCCGACGACCGCTTCCGCCAGGTGTTCCGCGAGCTGGACCTGCTGGACGCCTTCGACGGCTTCTTCCTCTCGGGCGAGATTGGCGCAGAAAAGCCTGCCCCAGCCGCGTTTGCAGCGGTGGAGCAGGCCATGGGCTTCGCAGGAGGAGAAATCCTGCACGTCGGGGACAGCGAGCGCGCCGATTACGCGGGAGCACTCGAGGCCGGCTGGCACGCCCTGCTGGTAAACCCAGAGAGCGGCCTCGGCTACGTATGGTCGAAGGTCAAGACGCTGCTGGAGCTGCCTTGA
- a CDS encoding DUF423 domain-containing protein produces the protein MQSRLTWIAAVVGALGIALGAFGAHALEPQLRELQRLDTWHTATQYHLIHAVALLALAVADGLRPSSRLRVVGYIFTLGVIVFSGSLYLLGFGAPGWFGAITPIGGLAFIAGWALLPWAFKAAPAAS, from the coding sequence ATGCAGAGTAGACTCACTTGGATTGCTGCCGTCGTCGGCGCGCTTGGCATTGCCCTGGGCGCGTTTGGTGCCCACGCGCTCGAGCCGCAGTTGCGCGAGCTGCAGCGCCTCGACACTTGGCATACCGCCACGCAATACCACCTCATCCACGCGGTAGCGCTGCTTGCGCTGGCGGTGGCGGATGGGTTGCGCCCCTCGTCGCGCCTGCGGGTGGTGGGCTACATCTTCACCCTCGGGGTGATCGTTTTTTCCGGCAGCCTCTACCTGCTGGGCTTCGGTGCCCCGGGGTGGTTTGGCGCCATCACGCCCATCGGCGGCCTGGCCTTTATCGCAGGCTGGGCACTGTTGCCCTGGGCGTTCAAGGCAGCTCCAGCAGCGTCTTGA
- a CDS encoding MG2 domain-containing protein — MCHRHLFPKIFWRVSLLGLLTAATPALNAQDAESAASTSVPAPRVVPVPAAEIDFDAVIATARDAIDRGLYADARDQLDATFSRLGEGQKAPPTARYLYAMALFRTLDVNDPVDANRFEKMQADLRSLAEELQPSDGSRPEPLWARVHELLGYAALKAPNRVYDESSRHWRAPRRHFRLALDYWAASTEVEPARQEYLRLVLALASPSDRGLDWEFGQYGERQWLENAVKISRTPEEKSRTQYLLAEWYQRNQQDTTARLRQGDLLQAVVALGKSPYHEQALYELAQWYASFGHLGYNEQGQTQFEPDYKRTVELLRQLLDQYPEGQGRFYRQAQNQLEDLTQPQLDVFVRHTFRPETEVFFGLNWRNLENAEIKVYPTDLLSDNSLEPTGPAIHTQKLDQKPERPHYQVSRQVRLPVELPRGAYVVVASAGGLVRKDRILVTDLVIVTKADADRILAFVTDAETGAPVPEANVELRWGWVEPGTSAEDAVLKEQLKAVTSTNGIAEWKRPEKMRENPEQRSFLVWRVIARKETRQAVAHANQYRYVFQEDTEIQPVHFVYPERPLYRPGETAHWRILSRLRQSDGSYSTPAGDTLSYEIHDAQGEMVQKGDFALDRFGAGAVDYPIPANAPLGSYNVRILQKGVRYARYYELFRVEEFRAPEYRVAVQLGQSKDGAVLLEPGQEVPGEIQVDYYSGGAVGDAATVVQISRQPYVHWFWPMEKSRWLQPALTRPAYHQQPPEVVERIELTTDSRGHATFSFETPQDIDQDWLYTVEVRVQDRSRREIVETRTLKLTRQPYFVQLSTAHRLYQPGDDVVATVETLNANDQPVSIHGQLRLTRERWRQVYIHRRKGNEISGESWRQLPERALIGATQSDYRLKDEGFVTEEVESVELETGEDGKVAHKFKAPQLGYYNLQWISPGARGLSVTQDSPFWVAQPGDVRIGYRPGGVEIIMDEREIKIGEKLPVLITVPTPNRHVWLVRGADSIQDYQVLKFDGRAKLLSLPITAADAPNTGLEASMISGGELFMNYVELVVPPTPQFLDVEVEADAEGYTPGSEARLNLTVKDQSGKPVVGSFSLAMVDASLDSLLPGYEVPDIQKAFYQDKRWHRIQTGSSVQERPFYQPLGDDDDAPAPADEEIYELQGFGGVAARGMAEAAPMMAMDMKAQGAPTASPGDLATPALRQDFRFSAYWSPSVVTNEQGQAQVSVKLPDNLTEWRVTTIGADTGSRVGQAELRTATRLPLIARLNMPRFLYEGDDVVLSGVLNNNTYSPLDVTVVLEVPKGLQLKGEARQKITVPARNSRRLDWSAKALAAGEYAVKLDARSQLYADAVELKLPVAEPLQDRQVTWAGRTAHNVTDLVLQLPKNLDAADPQVRFSVSPTIADSMLGALPYLVNYPYGCTEQTLSRFVPALVVRKALTDLGYEPEQVQRALAERMGWDFVPEESETGLPDLDAVIEQGLKRLYESQLADGSWPWIAGGESDVYMTGYAVWALTLAEQTGLAIEEKRLEQARQFIEMRLMEASSQPALQAWLVQALSARHRTLTNETPGQPSRFEARAFLNLFNQRERLSPQTLAHLALAAVDFGFEREAETLVGMLRNTVKRDTSPSQSILLPVSQTQGANDLPVAYWGERQDWWRWYESGEESTAWALMAMLHADPGNALVDPAMHWLVRSRQAARWSNTRSTAISVLALTEYLLIEGEMDVSSNWSMEVNGQTVAQGELSFNNLLGQQGTYTVPRAALKPGENQLRIRRSAGEVPLYYRVSASYQAGPEDFKPYGFQLFLDRQYLQITAVPTLLQGFKEQILKLGEPHRVASGDRIDVLLRLDAKNNLEYLLIEDPKPAGLETVQQLSGANLVARELDPTAPANAGDDERYTGRTAWVYQELRDRKVALMIPRLPTGIWEIRYRLRAEAPGEFIALPTKGTAMYVPPIEAGTADHTFEVNDKETSDAE; from the coding sequence ATGTGCCATCGCCACCTCTTCCCTAAGATTTTCTGGCGTGTCAGTTTGCTTGGGCTGCTGACCGCAGCCACTCCTGCCCTGAACGCGCAGGACGCCGAGTCTGCCGCCTCCACTTCGGTGCCCGCGCCGCGCGTCGTGCCGGTGCCGGCGGCCGAGATCGACTTCGATGCCGTGATTGCGACGGCGCGCGATGCGATTGATCGGGGGCTCTACGCCGACGCGCGCGACCAGCTCGACGCCACTTTTTCGCGCCTGGGCGAAGGGCAGAAGGCACCGCCCACGGCCCGCTATCTTTATGCGATGGCGCTCTTCCGCACGCTGGACGTCAACGACCCTGTCGACGCCAACCGCTTCGAGAAGATGCAGGCCGATTTGCGCTCGCTGGCCGAAGAGCTGCAACCCTCCGACGGCAGCCGACCGGAGCCGCTTTGGGCCCGCGTGCACGAGCTGTTGGGCTACGCCGCGCTGAAGGCCCCCAATCGGGTTTATGATGAATCCAGCCGCCATTGGCGGGCCCCTCGCCGCCACTTTCGCCTGGCCCTCGACTATTGGGCCGCCTCGACGGAGGTGGAGCCTGCGCGCCAGGAATACCTGCGCCTCGTGCTCGCGCTTGCCAGCCCTTCGGATCGCGGCCTCGACTGGGAGTTCGGCCAGTATGGCGAACGCCAGTGGCTGGAAAACGCGGTCAAGATCTCGCGCACGCCCGAGGAAAAATCCCGCACGCAATACCTGCTTGCCGAGTGGTATCAGCGCAACCAGCAAGACACCACCGCGCGCCTCCGCCAAGGCGATCTGCTTCAGGCCGTCGTAGCGTTGGGCAAGTCGCCCTACCACGAGCAGGCGCTCTATGAACTCGCCCAGTGGTATGCCAGCTTTGGCCACCTCGGCTACAACGAGCAAGGCCAGACCCAGTTCGAGCCCGATTACAAGCGCACGGTGGAGCTGCTGCGCCAGTTGCTCGACCAATACCCGGAGGGGCAGGGGCGCTTCTATCGCCAGGCGCAAAATCAGCTCGAAGACCTGACGCAGCCGCAGCTCGACGTGTTTGTGCGCCACACCTTCCGCCCCGAGACGGAGGTCTTCTTCGGCCTCAACTGGCGCAACCTCGAAAACGCCGAGATCAAGGTCTACCCGACCGACCTGCTTTCCGACAACAGCCTGGAGCCGACCGGCCCTGCCATCCACACCCAGAAGCTCGACCAAAAGCCCGAGCGCCCGCACTACCAGGTGTCGCGTCAGGTGCGCCTGCCGGTCGAGCTGCCGCGCGGGGCCTACGTCGTGGTCGCCTCCGCCGGCGGCCTCGTGCGCAAGGACCGCATCCTCGTGACAGACCTCGTGATCGTGACCAAAGCCGATGCCGACCGTATTCTCGCCTTCGTGACCGATGCCGAGACCGGTGCGCCGGTGCCGGAGGCCAACGTGGAGCTGCGCTGGGGCTGGGTTGAGCCCGGCACCTCCGCCGAAGACGCGGTGTTGAAAGAGCAACTGAAGGCCGTGACCAGCACCAACGGCATTGCCGAGTGGAAGCGCCCGGAGAAGATGCGCGAAAACCCCGAGCAGCGTTCCTTCCTCGTCTGGCGCGTCATCGCGCGGAAGGAAACGCGGCAGGCCGTGGCCCATGCCAACCAATACCGTTACGTATTTCAGGAAGACACGGAGATCCAGCCGGTGCACTTCGTCTACCCCGAGCGCCCGCTCTATCGCCCGGGCGAGACGGCCCATTGGCGCATCCTTTCCCGCCTCCGCCAGTCCGATGGCAGCTACTCGACCCCCGCAGGCGATACGCTGAGCTACGAGATCCACGACGCCCAGGGCGAGATGGTCCAGAAAGGCGACTTTGCGCTCGACCGTTTCGGTGCTGGCGCGGTCGATTACCCGATCCCGGCCAACGCCCCTCTCGGCAGCTACAATGTGCGCATCCTGCAAAAGGGCGTCCGCTATGCCCGCTACTACGAGCTGTTCCGCGTGGAAGAGTTTCGCGCTCCTGAATACCGCGTCGCCGTGCAGCTCGGCCAGAGCAAGGACGGTGCGGTGCTGCTGGAGCCAGGCCAGGAGGTGCCGGGCGAAATTCAGGTCGACTACTATTCCGGCGGCGCGGTGGGTGACGCCGCTACCGTCGTGCAGATCAGCCGCCAGCCCTACGTGCACTGGTTCTGGCCGATGGAAAAGTCCCGCTGGCTTCAGCCCGCGCTGACTCGCCCGGCCTACCATCAGCAGCCGCCCGAAGTCGTCGAACGCATCGAGTTGACGACCGACTCCCGCGGCCACGCCACTTTCTCTTTCGAAACTCCGCAAGACATCGACCAAGACTGGCTCTACACTGTCGAGGTGCGGGTGCAGGACCGCTCCCGGCGCGAGATCGTCGAAACGCGTACGCTCAAGCTGACGCGTCAGCCCTACTTTGTGCAGCTCTCGACCGCACACCGCCTTTATCAGCCCGGTGACGACGTGGTGGCTACGGTCGAGACGCTCAACGCCAACGATCAGCCGGTGTCGATCCATGGCCAGTTGCGCCTCACGCGCGAACGCTGGCGTCAAGTTTACATCCATCGTCGCAAGGGCAACGAAATCTCCGGCGAATCGTGGCGTCAGTTGCCGGAGCGCGCCTTGATCGGGGCCACGCAGAGCGATTACCGCCTGAAGGATGAGGGCTTCGTGACCGAAGAGGTCGAATCCGTCGAGCTGGAGACGGGCGAAGACGGCAAGGTCGCCCACAAGTTCAAGGCGCCACAGCTGGGGTATTACAACCTGCAGTGGATCAGCCCCGGCGCCCGCGGCCTCTCCGTGACGCAAGACTCCCCGTTTTGGGTGGCGCAGCCCGGCGACGTGCGTATCGGCTACCGCCCCGGCGGCGTCGAGATCATCATGGACGAGCGCGAGATCAAGATCGGCGAAAAGCTGCCGGTGCTGATCACGGTGCCCACGCCCAACCGCCACGTGTGGCTCGTGCGCGGCGCCGACTCGATCCAGGACTATCAGGTGCTGAAGTTCGACGGTCGGGCCAAGCTGCTCAGCCTGCCCATCACCGCCGCCGATGCTCCTAACACGGGCCTCGAAGCCTCGATGATCAGCGGCGGCGAGCTTTTCATGAACTATGTCGAGCTGGTCGTGCCGCCGACCCCGCAGTTCCTCGACGTAGAAGTCGAGGCCGATGCGGAAGGCTATACGCCCGGCAGCGAGGCGCGGCTCAACCTCACGGTCAAGGACCAGAGCGGCAAGCCCGTCGTCGGCAGCTTTTCGCTGGCGATGGTAGATGCCTCGCTCGACAGCCTGCTGCCCGGTTACGAGGTGCCCGACATCCAGAAAGCCTTTTACCAGGACAAACGCTGGCACCGCATCCAAACCGGCAGCAGCGTGCAGGAACGCCCCTTTTATCAGCCGCTGGGCGATGATGACGACGCACCCGCCCCGGCTGATGAGGAGATTTACGAGCTGCAGGGGTTTGGTGGTGTGGCCGCCCGCGGCATGGCCGAAGCCGCACCGATGATGGCGATGGACATGAAGGCGCAAGGCGCACCGACGGCCTCCCCGGGAGACCTCGCCACCCCGGCACTGCGGCAGGATTTCCGTTTCAGTGCCTACTGGAGCCCGAGCGTTGTGACCAACGAGCAGGGGCAGGCGCAAGTCAGCGTCAAGCTGCCGGATAACCTGACCGAGTGGCGCGTCACCACCATCGGCGCCGACACCGGCAGCCGGGTGGGGCAGGCCGAGCTGCGCACTGCCACGCGCCTGCCGTTGATCGCGCGCCTCAACATGCCCCGCTTCCTCTATGAGGGCGACGACGTGGTGCTCAGCGGCGTGCTCAACAACAACACCTACAGCCCGCTGGACGTAACGGTTGTGCTCGAGGTGCCTAAAGGCCTGCAACTGAAGGGCGAGGCGCGCCAGAAGATCACCGTGCCGGCGCGCAACAGCCGTCGCCTCGACTGGTCGGCCAAGGCGCTCGCCGCGGGGGAATACGCGGTGAAGCTCGACGCCCGCAGCCAGCTCTATGCCGACGCGGTCGAGCTGAAGCTGCCGGTGGCCGAACCGCTCCAGGATCGCCAGGTGACCTGGGCGGGGAGGACGGCTCATAACGTGACCGACCTCGTGCTGCAGCTGCCCAAGAATCTCGACGCGGCCGACCCGCAAGTGCGCTTCAGCGTCTCGCCCACCATTGCCGATTCGATGCTCGGAGCACTGCCCTACCTCGTCAATTACCCGTATGGCTGCACCGAGCAGACGCTCAGCCGCTTTGTCCCGGCGCTGGTCGTGCGCAAGGCCTTGACCGACCTCGGCTACGAGCCCGAGCAGGTGCAGCGCGCCTTGGCCGAGCGCATGGGGTGGGATTTCGTGCCCGAGGAATCCGAAACCGGGTTGCCGGACTTGGATGCCGTGATCGAGCAAGGCCTCAAGCGCCTCTACGAGAGCCAGTTGGCCGACGGTAGCTGGCCGTGGATCGCGGGCGGTGAGAGTGATGTCTACATGACGGGCTACGCCGTCTGGGCCCTCACGCTGGCCGAGCAAACCGGCTTGGCGATCGAGGAAAAGCGGCTCGAACAGGCCCGCCAGTTCATCGAAATGCGCCTGATGGAGGCCTCATCGCAGCCCGCCCTGCAGGCTTGGCTCGTGCAGGCCCTTTCCGCCCGCCACCGCACGCTGACCAACGAGACGCCCGGCCAGCCCAGCCGTTTTGAGGCCCGTGCCTTCCTCAACCTCTTCAATCAGCGCGAGCGTCTCAGCCCGCAGACGCTGGCCCATCTGGCCCTCGCCGCCGTCGACTTCGGCTTCGAGCGCGAGGCGGAGACGCTGGTCGGTATGCTGCGCAACACCGTGAAGCGCGATACCAGTCCTTCGCAGAGCATCCTCTTGCCCGTCTCGCAGACCCAAGGGGCCAACGATCTCCCGGTGGCCTATTGGGGCGAGCGGCAGGACTGGTGGCGCTGGTATGAGAGCGGCGAAGAATCGACCGCCTGGGCGCTGATGGCCATGCTGCACGCCGATCCCGGCAATGCCTTGGTCGATCCGGCCATGCACTGGCTGGTGCGTAGCCGTCAGGCCGCCCGCTGGTCCAACACCCGCTCGACCGCCATCTCGGTTTTGGCGTTGACCGAATACCTCCTGATCGAGGGCGAGATGGACGTCTCCAGCAACTGGAGCATGGAAGTCAACGGCCAAACGGTGGCGCAGGGTGAGCTGAGCTTCAACAACCTGCTCGGCCAGCAAGGCACCTACACCGTGCCCCGTGCGGCGCTCAAGCCGGGCGAAAACCAGCTGCGCATCCGCCGCAGCGCGGGCGAGGTGCCGCTCTACTATCGCGTGTCTGCCAGCTATCAGGCGGGGCCGGAAGACTTCAAGCCCTACGGCTTCCAGCTCTTCCTCGACCGCCAGTATCTGCAGATTACCGCCGTGCCGACCCTCTTGCAGGGCTTCAAGGAGCAGATCCTGAAGCTGGGCGAGCCCCACCGCGTGGCCTCGGGCGACCGGATCGACGTCTTGCTGCGCCTCGACGCCAAGAACAACCTCGAATACCTGTTGATCGAAGACCCGAAGCCCGCCGGCCTCGAAACCGTCCAGCAGCTCAGCGGGGCCAATCTCGTAGCGCGTGAGCTCGACCCGACCGCCCCGGCCAACGCGGGCGACGACGAGCGCTACACCGGCCGCACCGCCTGGGTCTATCAGGAGTTGCGCGACCGCAAGGTGGCTCTGATGATCCCGCGCCTGCCCACCGGCATCTGGGAGATCCGTTATCGCTTGCGTGCGGAGGCCCCCGGTGAGTTTATCGCGCTGCCCACCAAGGGCACGGCCATGTATGTGCCGCCGATCGAGGCAGGCACGGCCGACCACACCTTCGAAGTGAACGACAAGGAGACCTCCGATGCAGAGTAG